The following coding sequences are from one Sciurus carolinensis chromosome 11, mSciCar1.2, whole genome shotgun sequence window:
- the Ccdc89 gene encoding coiled-coil domain-containing protein 89 translates to MPQEERVLRMDSLPDEEPLDKRNEKQKNEEEDMEFKELEGLRDALANLRDLSEEEKGEKAMLCSRIQEQSQLICILKRRADEALERCQILELLKEELEEKRMQEAEKLKAQSEHAQKLEERFKILAANHELMIRFKDEHKNQNIKLREENEKLRLENSKLFSQALKDKEAKVLQLTTKSQALTKELEALKQRCARDACQAQAREKELLELQSKQACAHIEETEQLRSQLQSLQQQYQQAMEQMAKAQEKHSRLSQELQTRLQTITQEKEELLQLSMERGKVLQNKQAEIRQLEEKLETADMARRHALERFEQEAVAVDSNLRVQELQRRVNGIQKAYDELRLQSEAFKKHSLDLLSKERELNAKLRHLFP, encoded by the coding sequence ATGCCTCAGGAAGAGCGGGTTCTCAGGATGGACAGTCTACCAGATGAAGAACCCTTAGATAAacgaaatgaaaaacagaaaaatgaggaagaggacaTGGAGTTTAAGGAACTGGAAGGGCTGAGGGACGCCTTGGCAAACCTGCGGGATCTGTCTGAGGAGGAGAAGGGTGAGAAGGCAATGCTTTGCTCCCGTATCCAAGAGCAGTCCCAGCTCATTTGTATTCTGAAGCGGAGGGCTGATGAAGCCCTGGAACGCTGCCAGATCCTGGAGCTGCTCAAGGAAGAGCTGGAGGAAAAGAGGATGCAGGAGGCAGAAAAGCTGAAAGCCCAGAGTGAGCATGCCCAGAAGCTGGAGGAACGCTTCAAGATCCTGGCAGCCAACCACGAGTTGATGATCCGCTTCAAGGATGAACACAAGAATCAGAATATCAAGCTGAGGGAAGAGAATGAGAAGCTGAGACTGGAAAACAGCAAACTCTTCAGCCAGGCTCTGAAGGACAAGGAGGCCAAAGTGTTGCAGCTGACCACCAAGAGCCAGGCCCTCACCAAGGAGCTGGAGGCTCTGAAACAGAGGTGTGCGCGGGATGCCTGCCAGGCACAGGCCCGAGAAAAGGAGCTGCTGGAGCTGCAGAGCAAGCAGGCCTGCGCTCACATCGAGGAGACAGAGCAGCTGCGCAGCCAGCTGCAGAGCCTCCAGCAGCAGTACCAACAGGCCATGGAACAGATGGCAAAGGCCCAGGAGAAACACAGCAGGCTGAGCCAGGAGCTGCAAACCAGGCTGCAGACCATCACTCAAGAGAAAGAGGAGCTGCTGCAGCTGTCCATGGAGAGGGGCAAGGTGCTTCAGAACAAACAGGCAGAGATCCGGCAGCTGGAGGAGAAGTTGGAGACAGCAGACATGGCTAGGAGGCATGCACTAGAGAGGTTTGAGCAAGAGGCAGTGGCTGTGGACAGCAACTTGAGAGTCCAGGAACTTCAGCGCAGGGTGAATGGGATCCAAAAGGCTTACGATGAACTCAGGCTGCAGTCAGAAGCCTTCAAAAAGCATAGCCTGGATCTTTTAAGCAAGGAGAGAGAACTCAATGCCAAACTTCGCCATCTCTTTCCATAA
- the Sytl2 gene encoding synaptotagmin-like protein 2 isoform X10: MSKSVPTFLQDESDDRETDTASESSYQLSRHKKSPSSLTNLSSSSGMTSLSSVSGSVMSVYSGDFGNLEVKGNIQFAIDYVDSLKELHVFVAQCKDLAAADVKKQRSDPYVKTYLLPDKGKMGKKKTPVVKKTLNPVYNEILRYKIEKQILKTQKLNLSVWHRDTFKRNSFLGEVELDLEAWDWDNKQNKQLRWYPLKRKTAPVALEVENRGEMKLALQYVPEPTPGKKLPTTGEVHIWVKECLDLPPLRGNHLNSFVKCTILPDTSRKSRQKTRAVGKTTNPIFNHTMVYDGFRPEDLMEACVELTVWDHYKLTNQFLGGLRIGFGTGKSYGTEVDWMDSTSEEVALWEKMVNAPNTWIEATLPLRMLLIARISK; encoded by the exons ATGAGCAAATCTGTTCCAACATTTCTCCAAGATGAG AGTGATGACAGAGAAACAGATACAGCATCAGAAAGCAGTTACCAGCTCAGCAGACACAAGAAGAGCCCAAGTTCTTTAACCAATCTTAGCAGCTCCTCTGGCATGACATCCTTGTCTTCT GTGAGTGGCAGTGTGATGAGTGTTTACAGTGGAGACTTCGGCAATCTGGAAGTGAAAGGAAACATTCAGTTTGCAATTGACTATGTGGATTCACTGAAAGAGCTGCATGTTTTTGTGGCCCAGTGTAAGGACTTAGCAGCAGCAGATGTTAAAAAACAGCGTTCAGATCC aTATGTAAAGACCTATTTGTTACCAGACAAAGGCAAAATGGGCAAGAAGAAAACACCTGTAGTGAAGAAAACCTTGAATCCTGTGTATAACGAGATACTGCGG TATAAAATCGAAAAGCAAATCTTAAAGACACAGAAGCTGAACCTGTCCGTTTGGCATCGGGATACCTTTAAGCGCAATAGTTTCCTGGGGGAGGTGGAACTTGATTTGGAAGCATGGGACTGGGACAACAAACAGAACAAGCAATTGCGGTGGTACCCTCTGAAGCGGAAG acagCCCCAGTTGCCCTTGAAGTGGAAAACAGAGGTGAAATGAAGCTAGCTCTCCAGTATGTTCCAGAGCCAACCCCTG GTAAAAAGCTTCCTACAACTGGTGAAGTACACATCTGGGTGAAGGAATGCCTTGATCTGCCACCGCTAAGGGGAAATCATCtaaattcttttgttaaatg taccaTCCTTCCAGACACTAGTAGGAAAAGTCGCCAGAAGACAAGAGCTGTAGGGAAAACCACCAACCCAATCTTCAACCACACCATGGTATATGATGGGTTCAGGCCTGAAGATCTGATGGAAGCCTGTGTAGAGCTCACTGTCTGGGACCATTACAAATTAACCAACCAGTTTTTGGGAGGACTTCGGATTGGCTTTGGAACAG GTAAAAGCTATGGGACTGAAGTAGATTGGATGGATTCTACTTCAGAGGAGGTTGCTCTCTGGGAGAAGATGGTGAATGCCCCCAACACTTGGATTGAAGCGACACTGCCCCTCAGAATGCTTTTGATTGCCAGGATTTCCAAATAA